A single window of Senegalia massiliensis DNA harbors:
- a CDS encoding methyl-accepting chemotaxis protein has product MREDTNTIIDYQKKTLKFVLIIYSISGLLAAITFSAMKYLGLYSSIKWLDLSLFGLLIIVESIIFYLMHRKTIEGGNFNKKNFNILKYIIFIMTFINYLYLVFMIPSKELWMSIFYFIILGALFLDVKLNIAFIIAGIISQIAIFTFNSNTLPSEEFIIQEFVIRAIIITLTSFGIFIFTLFASNILNQIQKREEELANNNQKISNIFNRTSEFADSLLDSSKMVSTIAEEESTAMQEIAYTSDNVLQSSNSMLDKSKKNTNILDELLSENESIYNKTNNSRSIALELIEKSNKNEISLNEASSIMNKIKERIEFTFDATRKLQNKAEEVDEILVIIGNIAEQTNLLALNASIEAARAGESGRGFVVVAEEIRKLAENTKHSLKDVAGITTELKTKISDVEDLMTNNNNHITEGNNIVGDTVHNVKDMISELKGFTETIKNINVMTKGQLNKTKEIVNFNENIYENTESTIGEFNTLIQSIQQSAAMSEELSANAENLKDIAVQMNELIK; this is encoded by the coding sequence ATGAGAGAAGATACTAATACGATAATAGATTATCAGAAAAAAACTTTGAAATTTGTACTTATTATTTATTCAATAAGTGGATTATTAGCTGCAATAACTTTTTCAGCTATGAAATATTTAGGGTTATATAGTTCAATTAAATGGTTAGATTTGTCATTATTTGGACTTTTAATTATAGTTGAATCTATTATTTTTTATTTAATGCATAGAAAAACTATTGAAGGTGGAAATTTTAATAAAAAGAATTTTAATATTTTAAAGTATATAATATTTATTATGACTTTTATAAATTATTTATATTTAGTATTTATGATTCCATCTAAAGAATTATGGATGAGCATATTTTACTTTATTATTTTAGGAGCATTATTTTTAGATGTTAAATTAAATATTGCATTTATAATTGCTGGAATTATAAGTCAAATAGCTATATTTACATTTAACTCTAATACACTTCCATCTGAAGAGTTTATTATACAAGAATTTGTAATCAGAGCAATAATAATTACTTTGACTTCTTTTGGTATATTTATATTTACATTGTTTGCTTCTAATATACTTAATCAAATACAAAAAAGAGAAGAAGAACTGGCAAATAACAATCAAAAAATATCAAACATTTTTAATAGAACTTCTGAATTTGCAGATTCATTATTAGACTCTAGTAAAATGGTATCAACTATAGCAGAAGAAGAAAGTACAGCTATGCAAGAAATAGCTTATACTAGTGATAATGTACTACAATCAAGTAACTCTATGTTAGACAAGTCTAAAAAGAATACAAATATATTAGATGAATTGTTATCAGAGAATGAGAGTATATATAACAAAACAAATAATAGTAGGAGCATAGCTTTAGAACTTATAGAAAAATCCAATAAAAATGAAATATCATTAAATGAAGCGTCTAGCATTATGAATAAAATAAAGGAAAGAATAGAATTTACTTTTGATGCTACAAGAAAACTTCAGAATAAGGCTGAAGAAGTAGATGAGATATTAGTTATTATTGGAAATATTGCTGAACAAACTAATTTACTTGCATTAAATGCTTCAATAGAAGCTGCTAGAGCTGGAGAATCTGGAAGAGGATTTGTAGTTGTAGCTGAAGAAATAAGAAAGCTAGCTGAAAATACTAAGCATTCATTAAAAGATGTAGCTGGAATAACTACAGAGTTAAAAACAAAAATTTCTGATGTAGAAGATTTAATGACTAATAATAATAATCATATAACTGAAGGGAATAATATAGTAGGTGATACTGTACATAATGTAAAAGATATGATATCAGAATTAAAAGGTTTTACTGAAACTATAAAAAATATAAATGTTATGACTAAAGGACAACTTAATAAAACAAAAGAAATAGTAAATTTTAATGAAAATATTTATGAAAATACAGAAAGTACAATAGGAGAATTTAATACTTTAATTCAATCAATTCAACAAAGTGCAGCAATGAGTGAAGAACTTTCGGCAAATGCTGAAAACTTAAAAGACATAGCTGTACAAATGAATGAATTGATTAAATAA
- a CDS encoding ketoacyl-ACP synthase III, with amino-acid sequence MYQNVLIKGVGSYNPTKEVRNKEVIDHFKKYELDDHVTNLMKKLGRDIRKQADENESMIGMGVKSAKKALKNANLSPEDIDIIISATDTPQYLMPSCALMMRNELKATNATSVFDLNNNCVGMISAIDVATRYLKTDKKFKRALIIGSLHVSPFAREDDMITYSIVGDGAAAIILESIEEDKQRGFLATRMFTDDNYNDTIRFPECGLENIVDTNITSYDRKMQWKPFDFSFLSDEWSELVVNLLKENEYTPENVSHYFMSQFSKDDIKVTLEKLGNTSEQATFIADKYGYTGSASPIMALNERLEKENFIEGDLIVFCSVAAGYTMQALSYKW; translated from the coding sequence ATGTATCAAAATGTACTAATAAAAGGTGTTGGTTCATATAATCCAACAAAAGAAGTGAGAAATAAAGAAGTGATAGACCACTTTAAAAAGTATGAATTAGATGATCATGTAACTAATTTAATGAAAAAATTAGGTAGAGACATAAGAAAGCAAGCTGATGAAAATGAAAGTATGATAGGTATGGGAGTTAAGTCTGCTAAAAAAGCATTGAAAAATGCAAATCTTTCTCCTGAAGATATAGATATAATAATATCTGCTACAGATACACCACAATATTTAATGCCTTCTTGTGCATTGATGATGAGAAATGAATTAAAGGCTACTAATGCAACATCAGTTTTTGATTTAAACAATAATTGTGTTGGTATGATAAGTGCTATTGATGTAGCAACTAGATATTTAAAAACTGATAAAAAATTTAAAAGAGCTTTAATAATTGGTTCTTTACATGTAAGTCCTTTTGCTAGGGAAGATGATATGATTACATATTCTATTGTAGGAGATGGTGCTGCTGCAATTATTTTAGAATCTATAGAAGAAGACAAACAAAGAGGGTTTTTAGCAACAAGAATGTTTACTGATGATAATTACAATGATACTATAAGATTTCCAGAATGTGGACTTGAAAATATAGTTGATACAAATATAACAAGCTATGATAGAAAGATGCAATGGAAACCTTTTGATTTTAGCTTTCTTTCAGATGAGTGGTCAGAATTAGTAGTTAACTTACTAAAAGAAAATGAATATACTCCAGAAAATGTATCACATTATTTTATGTCACAATTTTCTAAAGATGATATAAAAGTTACTTTAGAAAAATTAGGCAATACTTCGGAACAAGCTACCTTTATAGCTGATAAATATGGATATACTGGTAGTGCCAGTCCAATAATGGCTCTAAATGAAAGGTTAGAAAAAGAAAATTTTATAGAAGGTGACTTAATAGTATTTTGTTCTGTTGCAGCAGGTTATACTATGCAAGCATTGAGCTATAAATGGTAA
- a CDS encoding Na+/H+ antiporter NhaC family protein has protein sequence MKRKVLLLVLIFIFISTYALADEVDSAKLNAEKFGIWTLLPPLIAIVLAFISKNVIISLFIGVLTGAFILSLNNYNVFGALIHSFLDLIVYMVSSLADSWNAGIILQCLTIGGMIALISKMGGAKAIAESLAKKAKSPVSAQIITWILGLFIFFDDYANALIVGPIMRPVTDKMRISREKLAFIIDATAAPIAGIALISTWIGYEVGLIKDAYESIGQNVNAYGIFVSTIPYRFYNILILIFIVATAILMKEFGPMYKAEKRARIKGEVLRKDSSPMMSDNDKNLEPNENTKLKIKNALVPILVLMISAFAGFYYNGYVALAEDANMIEMIKDSPLSIMAIRETFGASDASIVLFQAALLASIVALLMGIKQKIFTVNEGIDTFIHGLKSLLITGVILVLAWSLSGVIKDLGTSKFLISILSDKMPEFLLPSVIFIFGAIISFSTGTSYGTMGILMPLTIPLAFSISPENSYMLMNAGAVLTGAIFGDHCSPISDTTILSSMGAACDHIDHVKTQLYYSITVGIITILFGYIPVGLGVPVYVVLPLGLIVVISFVYLFGKKVTF, from the coding sequence TTGAAGAGAAAAGTATTGTTATTAGTACTAATATTTATTTTTATTTCTACTTATGCTTTAGCAGATGAAGTAGATAGTGCAAAGCTTAATGCAGAAAAATTTGGTATTTGGACTCTTTTACCACCACTTATAGCTATAGTTCTTGCATTTATAAGTAAAAATGTAATTATATCATTATTTATAGGAGTTCTTACTGGAGCATTTATTCTATCATTAAATAATTATAATGTATTTGGAGCATTAATTCATAGTTTTTTAGACTTAATAGTATATATGGTTTCATCTCTTGCAGACAGCTGGAATGCAGGAATTATTCTTCAATGTTTAACTATTGGTGGAATGATTGCTTTGATTTCAAAAATGGGTGGAGCAAAAGCTATTGCAGAGTCTTTAGCTAAAAAAGCTAAATCACCTGTAAGTGCACAAATAATTACTTGGATATTAGGGCTTTTTATATTTTTTGATGATTATGCAAATGCACTTATAGTAGGTCCTATTATGAGACCTGTAACTGATAAAATGAGAATTTCAAGAGAAAAATTAGCATTTATAATAGATGCAACAGCAGCACCTATTGCAGGTATTGCACTTATATCTACTTGGATTGGATATGAGGTAGGTCTTATAAAGGATGCATATGAATCAATAGGACAAAATGTAAATGCATATGGCATATTTGTATCTACAATACCTTATAGATTTTATAATATACTTATACTTATATTTATAGTAGCAACAGCAATTCTTATGAAAGAATTTGGACCAATGTATAAAGCGGAAAAAAGAGCTAGAATTAAAGGTGAGGTATTAAGAAAAGATTCAAGTCCAATGATGAGTGATAATGATAAAAACTTAGAACCAAATGAAAATACTAAATTAAAAATAAAAAATGCACTGGTTCCAATACTTGTGCTTATGATATCAGCTTTTGCAGGGTTTTATTATAATGGATATGTAGCTTTAGCAGAAGATGCTAATATGATAGAAATGATAAAGGATTCTCCTTTATCAATTATGGCTATAAGAGAAACATTTGGAGCATCAGATGCTAGTATAGTTTTATTTCAAGCAGCACTTTTAGCAAGTATTGTAGCACTTTTAATGGGAATAAAACAAAAAATATTTACAGTAAATGAAGGTATTGATACTTTTATACATGGTTTAAAATCATTACTTATTACTGGTGTTATATTAGTCCTTGCTTGGTCACTTTCAGGAGTGATAAAAGATTTAGGAACAAGTAAATTTTTAATATCAATATTAAGTGATAAAATGCCTGAGTTTTTACTTCCATCAGTAATATTCATATTTGGAGCAATAATATCATTTTCTACAGGTACATCCTATGGAACAATGGGTATACTTATGCCACTTACAATACCTTTGGCATTTTCTATATCTCCGGAAAATTCATACATGTTAATGAATGCAGGAGCAGTACTTACAGGGGCTATATTTGGTGACCATTGTTCACCTATCTCAGATACTACAATATTATCTTCAATGGGTGCTGCATGTGATCATATAGATCATGTAAAAACTCAATTATATTATTCTATAACTGTTGGTATAATTACAATATTATTTGGTTATATTCCAGTAGGACTTGGAGTTCCAGTTTATGTTGTTCTTCCATTAGGATTAATTGTAGTAATATCATTTGTATATTTATTTGGAAAAAAAGTTACCTTCTAA
- a CDS encoding ABC-F family ATP-binding cassette domain-containing protein: MSILTVKNLTHGFGDRALFDNVSFRLLKGEHIGLIGANGEGKSTFMNIITGKITPDEGDIEWSKRVRIGYLDQHTVLKKGMTIRDTLKSAFSYLFDLEKEMNAICDEMASATPERLETLLEDMGTIQDILTNNDFYIIDAKVEEIGRGLGLDAIGFEKDVNDLSGGQRTKVLLAKLLLEKPDILLLDEPTNYLDYEHIEWLKTYLNDYENAFILISHDIPFLNSVINLIYHMENQKLDRYVGDYDDFMKVYEMKKKQIEAAYKKQQQEIAGLKDFVARNKARVSTRNMAMSRQKKLDNMDIIELDREKPKPEFNFKEARTPSKLIFQTNDLVIGYDEPLTKPLNIRIERKQKIAIVGANGIGKTTLLKSILGEIKPISGTVEKGQNQYIGYFQQEIKKDNYNTCIDEMWSEFPGFNQYEIRSALAKCGLTTKHIESKVVVLSGGEQAKVRLCKLINKETNILILDEPTNHLDKDAKSELKRALKEYNGTILLISHEPEFYNDIVTDIWNCENWTTRIV, encoded by the coding sequence ATGAGTATTTTAACAGTTAAAAACCTAACTCATGGTTTTGGTGATAGAGCCTTATTTGATAATGTATCATTTAGATTATTAAAAGGTGAGCATATCGGACTAATTGGGGCAAATGGAGAAGGTAAGTCTACATTTATGAATATAATTACAGGAAAAATAACGCCAGATGAAGGTGACATTGAATGGTCTAAAAGAGTAAGAATAGGATACTTAGACCAACATACAGTTTTAAAAAAAGGTATGACTATTCGTGATACATTAAAGTCTGCTTTTAGTTATCTTTTTGATTTAGAAAAAGAAATGAATGCTATATGTGATGAAATGGCTAGTGCTACTCCTGAACGATTAGAAACACTTTTAGAAGATATGGGAACAATCCAAGATATTCTTACAAATAATGATTTTTATATAATAGATGCAAAGGTAGAAGAAATAGGAAGAGGTCTTGGACTTGATGCTATAGGATTTGAAAAAGATGTAAATGATTTAAGTGGAGGGCAAAGGACTAAAGTACTACTTGCAAAGTTATTATTAGAAAAACCAGATATATTACTATTAGATGAGCCTACAAACTATTTAGATTATGAACATATAGAATGGTTAAAAACTTATTTAAATGATTATGAAAATGCATTTATACTCATTTCTCATGACATACCATTTTTAAATAGTGTAATAAATCTAATCTATCATATGGAAAATCAAAAATTAGATAGATATGTTGGAGATTATGATGATTTTATGAAAGTTTATGAAATGAAAAAGAAACAAATAGAAGCAGCATATAAAAAACAACAACAAGAAATAGCAGGACTTAAAGATTTTGTAGCAAGAAATAAGGCAAGAGTATCTACTAGAAATATGGCTATGAGTAGACAAAAAAAGCTTGATAATATGGATATAATAGAATTAGATAGAGAAAAGCCAAAGCCAGAATTTAATTTTAAAGAAGCAAGAACTCCATCAAAACTAATTTTTCAAACTAATGATTTAGTTATAGGATATGATGAGCCTCTTACTAAGCCTTTAAATATTCGCATAGAAAGAAAACAAAAAATAGCTATAGTTGGAGCAAATGGTATAGGTAAAACTACATTACTAAAGAGTATATTAGGCGAAATAAAACCCATATCAGGCACAGTTGAAAAAGGTCAAAATCAATATATAGGATATTTTCAACAAGAAATAAAAAAAGATAATTATAATACATGTATTGATGAGATGTGGAGTGAATTCCCTGGATTTAATCAATATGAAATAAGATCTGCACTAGCCAAATGCGGACTTACTACAAAACATATTGAAAGTAAAGTAGTTGTTCTAAGTGGTGGAGAACAAGCAAAAGTTAGATTATGCAAACTTATAAATAAAGAAACTAATATATTAATTTTAGATGAGCCTACAAATCATCTAGATAAAGATGCAAAATCTGAACTGAAAAGAGCATTAAAAGAATACAATGGAACAATACTTTTAATCTCACATGAACCAGAGTTTTACAATGATATTGTAACAGATATTTGGAATTGTGAAAATTGGACAACAAGAATAGTTTAA
- a CDS encoding L-cystine transporter: protein MNDIFLTIINILVFLAITFGLFMMQKKYVSFTKRVLLALLGGIVFGAVLQLIYGPNSEVVIQSNTWISIVGTAYVRLLKMIVIPLVFIAITGAIIKQTGKDLGKMAGIIILVLVLTTGIAALVGVGTASIFDLSAEGLQVGEDESQAADNLENRLGEFTAKPIPEQIVEIIPINPFYAMTGQGSSATLSVVVFAAFISIATLGLRRKKPESAEHFAKIISTLHDVVMRMVTLVLRLTPYGVLALMTRVVSTSNFSEIARLLKFVIASYVALIVMFIIHFVILAIFGLNPMTYLKKSASVLTFAFTSRTSAGAIPLNVETQTDKLGVSEGHANLSASLGSSIGQNGCAGIYPAMLAVMIAPTVGINPLAPAFLIKLVIVIALSSFGIAGVGGGATFAALIVLSTMGLPVGLVGLLIAIEPLIDMGRTAVNVSGSMLAGLVSSKVMNNIDIEKYNEKEHREEYTEEN from the coding sequence TTGAATGATATATTTTTAACCATAATAAACATTTTAGTATTTTTAGCTATAACATTTGGGTTATTTATGATGCAAAAGAAATATGTATCATTTACCAAAAGAGTACTTTTAGCATTACTTGGTGGTATAGTATTTGGGGCAGTACTGCAATTAATTTATGGTCCAAACTCAGAGGTTGTTATTCAATCTAATACATGGATTTCAATAGTAGGTACAGCATATGTAAGACTTCTTAAAATGATTGTAATTCCTCTTGTATTTATAGCCATAACTGGAGCCATAATAAAACAAACTGGAAAAGATTTAGGTAAGATGGCAGGTATTATAATATTAGTATTAGTATTAACTACAGGTATTGCAGCTTTAGTAGGTGTAGGTACAGCATCTATATTTGATCTTTCTGCAGAAGGACTTCAAGTGGGAGAAGATGAATCACAAGCAGCAGATAATCTAGAAAACAGATTAGGAGAATTTACAGCAAAACCTATTCCTGAACAAATAGTTGAGATAATACCAATAAATCCTTTTTATGCAATGACTGGTCAGGGAAGTTCGGCTACTCTTTCAGTAGTTGTATTTGCAGCATTTATATCTATTGCAACACTTGGTCTTAGAAGAAAGAAACCAGAATCAGCAGAACATTTTGCGAAAATAATATCTACACTTCATGATGTGGTTATGAGAATGGTTACTTTAGTATTAAGACTTACTCCATATGGAGTTTTAGCTCTTATGACAAGGGTGGTTTCTACAAGTAATTTTAGTGAAATTGCAAGGTTACTTAAATTTGTAATAGCTTCATATGTAGCACTTATAGTTATGTTTATTATTCACTTTGTAATATTGGCTATATTTGGATTAAATCCTATGACATATCTTAAAAAATCAGCTTCAGTTTTAACATTTGCATTCACATCTAGAACTAGTGCAGGAGCTATTCCGTTAAATGTTGAAACTCAAACAGATAAACTTGGAGTATCTGAAGGTCATGCAAATTTATCAGCATCTCTTGGATCAAGTATTGGTCAAAATGGATGTGCGGGAATCTATCCAGCTATGCTTGCTGTTATGATAGCACCAACAGTAGGAATAAACCCTTTAGCGCCAGCATTTTTGATTAAACTTGTAATAGTAATAGCACTTAGCTCATTTGGTATTGCAGGTGTAGGTGGAGGAGCAACATTTGCAGCTTTAATAGTTCTATCTACAATGGGTCTTCCTGTTGGACTTGTAGGGCTTTTAATAGCAATTGAACCATTAATTGATATGGGTAGAACTGCAGTAAATGTAAGTGGCTCTATGCTTGCAGGACTAGTTTCAAGTAAGGTTATGAATAATATTGATATAGAAAAATATAATGAGAAAGAACATAGAGAAGAATACACGGAAGAAAACTAA